Within the Candidatus Saccharibacteria bacterium oral taxon 488 genome, the region TTTGATCGCCAATGAGCGGGCCGGTAAGTTTGGCGGCCAGACGGTACAGATGGTGCCGCATTTGACTAATTCTATCAAGGCGGCTATCCGCGAGGCGGCCGAGGGCGACGTCCACATCGTGGAAATTGGCGGTACGGTCGGCGACTACGAAGGCCTAAGTTTTATCGAGGCGATTCGCGGTTTTGCGCTGGATGTGGGGCGGGAAAATTGCCTGTTCGTGCACGTGGTGTATGTACCATTTTTGGAGGCATCTCATGAATATAAGACCAAGCCGGCTCAGAATGCGCTGGCGGATCTTCGCGGTTTTGGCATTATGCCGGATGTGGTGGCAGTCCGGACGGAGGGCCATGACAAGCCGCCGCGCAGTATCGGCGAAAAAATTGCTATTTCATCTGGCGTGCGCCAGGAGGGAATTATTATGATGCCAAATGTTGATACGGTATATGAAGTGCCATTGACGGTGTATCGCGATCTGGGCAAGTTATTGGGCGAATTTACCGACAATTCAGTGGAGCCGAATTTGCAGCGATGGAAACGTTTGGCAAAGCGTGATAAAACTGAGTATGCCAAGCGGGTAACCGTCGGTCTGGTGGCTAAATACATTGATAATTCTGATACCTACTTGTCGGTGACTGAGGCGCTAAAGTCTGCCGCTTGGGCGAACAAAAGCGAGATTTCTATCAAGTGGATTAACGCTGAGACGGCGAGCGAAGCTGATTTTGCCAGCGTTGACGCTATCGTGGTGCCGGGTGGTTTTGGTACGCGCGGCGTGGAGGGCAAGATTAAGGCGGCTGAGTATTGTATAAAAAACAACAAACCATATTTAGGAATTTGTCTTGGCCTGCAGGCGGCGGTCATTGCGGCAGCGCGCCTTGGCGGCGTAGCGAATGCTAACAGTGAAGAGTTTGGCGCTGAGCCTGGCGCGAATGTGGTGTACATCATGGACGGCCAGCAGGGCAAGCAGTCGACCGGCGGCACGATGCGCCTCGGCGATTATCCGGCGGTGCTGAAATCTGGTTCACTTGTGGCTAAAACATACGGTTTAACAGAGGTAACTGAGCGGCATCGCCATCGCTACGAAGTGAATCAAGAGTTTGTTCAAGCGATTGAGCGGGGCGGTTTGGTGATTTCCGGCACATCGCCGGACGGCCAGCTGGTGGAATTTATCGAAGCGCCGCATCATCGGTATTTCGTGGCTACGCAAGCTCACCCTGAATTTAAGTCGCGCCCATTCCGACCGCATCCGCTATTTGACGGGCTGATTCGAGCTGCCTTGACAAAGTAAAAAACTTATGCTAGCATACAGCCAGATAGTACCTAAAATAAAAAGGAATAAAAATGGCTGAAGAAACAATTGAAATGCAGGATCCGCTTGATAAGACGACGCTGAGTCATGACGATGCCTCGGCACTTGGGTATGTTTTGCGTCACGTCAAGGGCTCGAGTCCGAGTTCGGTGACGCTGCTGCAGCTGGAAGAAATGGGTCAGGAGTAAAACTGCTTGTTGTCTGCTATACTGGAAGGTATGGAACAGATTATTTCTCAGGCGGTGAAGCAACGTTTTGATCGAGATGTGTCGGTGCAATTAACGCGCCCCGATCCAAAGTTTGGCGATTTTGCGACGAACGTGGCGCTGCAGCTGGCGAAGCCGCTGTGCAAAAATCCGCGTGAGATTGCTGAGGCGATTGCTGAAGAGCTGCGCGGCCACCAGGAGCTGAGTGAGGTGAGCGTGGCTGGGCCGGGTTTCATCAATGTGAAATTACGTGATCAGGCGATACTCGAGCTGCTCAAAACCTATCCACGCAGCGCGCGCAGCGGTGAGACGGTAGTTATCGAGACTAATAATCCAAATCCGTTCAAGGCCATGCATATCGGTCACGCGTTCAACGCGATTGTGGCAGATACGATTGCTAACTTGTTGGCGCTTGCCGGCACCAAGCTACACCGCGTGAGTTATCACGGCGACGTTGGGGCGCATGTCGGCAAAAGTATGTGGGCGATCCTGCAATACATCGATGGTGATGTGAAAAAACTTGATGAGATTGTTCCAGCTGAGCGCAATCCTTTTATGAGCAAAATGTATGCTGAAGGCGCTCGGGCATACAAGGAGGATGAGGCGGTAAAGGCCAAGATTGCCGAGCTTGCCAAACAATCGTTTACGCTGGATGACCCACTCTATAGGCAAGTGTATGAAACCTGCAAGCAGTGGAGTTTTGACGAAATTGATCACAACATGCAGCGTATCGGCAATCAGCCGATTGAGCGGCGTTATCTGGAGAGCGAGGCGGATAACAAAGGCGTGCCAATTGTCAAGAAGCATGTACCAAAGGTGTTCAAGGAAAGTGACGGGGCGCTGGTGTTTCCGGGTAGCCAATATGGCAGCTTTGACAATGTATTTGTGACGAGTCAGGGGTTGGGGTTGTATGGCGCGCGCGACTTGGGACTGATGACGCTGAAGAACGATGATTTTCATGCCAAGAAAAGCTATATTGTGACCGCCGAGGAGCAAAAAGCCTATTTCCAGGGAGTGATCAAGGCGGCAGAGTTATGTATACCAGAGCTAACGGGTGTGACTGAAAACATCTCGACCGGTACCGTCAAGCTAGCGACTGGCAAGATGAGTTCACGCGACGGCGACGTGATCACCATTGGCTGGTTGTTTGACGAGTTTAGTAAGGCGATTGGTGAGCGGGGCGGTGAGCCAACAGATGACGTGGTGGCTGGCGCACTGCGCTATCAATTTTTGAAGGTCAAAATTGGTAGCGATGTGGTCTTTGACGTTAATGATGCGGTCAGTCTGACTGGCAATACGGGTAGCTATCTGCAATACGCCCACGCTCGCGCTTGCGGTATTCTCGCTAAATCTTCAGAGTCCGTTACCTTTCCAAGGGTGATTGAAGGTGAGGATCGAGCGCTTATCCGGAAAATGACTGAATATACGGAAGTTGTTGAGCGGGCAGTTGAGCAACTGGAGCCACATCATATCTGCACCTATTTGTTTGAATTGGCGCAGGAGTTCAACCGTTATTATGAGAAGAATCAAGTTGTCGGCAGCGACAAAGAAGCGCACCGCGTCGGTATTGTGGCGGTGTATGCTGATATCTTGAAGGCGGGACTCACCATTCTTGGTATCGTCGCCCCTGATAAGTTGTAAAATATTAGTAAATAATTGTATGATATAGCAGAGATGGACGAGTATCTTTCTGCTAATTTGATGACGCCTAAGCAGCGATTGATCAAGGCCGAGCCAGGACTACGGCGTGAGTTTTTATTAGATTCGCAGCAGCTGAAATTAATTCGTGCGGTGTATGAACAGTCTCCGCAGACGTTTGATGATGCGACGAAGGCAGCGGTTGACATAGCACGGGTGGTACGACAAACGGTGGATTTTGCTCCGACTTTGGCTAACTCACCGCTACTCGATGCAGTTGAAGTTGCCAATCGTGAGGCTACAAACTGTTTTGGCCATGTCATTATTGCCTCAGAATGTCTGGAGCAGCTCGGCATTGAGCATTGTATTAGTTATGCGAATCAGCATGCCATGGTGACACTATTTGATTGGAGTAGTAGGCGAGCTTTTTTGCTTGATGTGGCGACGCAGGAGCTATGTTGTGATATGACCGGCGTGATTGGCAGCGGTGCGCCCAACCCGCTTGACCAGCTAGCGATGGGTGAGTTGCGGGCAGTGAATACATTTTTTTCAGGAGAACTCTTGAAACGGCTACCGCCGTCGATTGATAGGCAAAAGTTTATTAATTCAAGGCCATGGTTGTCGTTTGATGCTATTGACGTAGCACAATCTCATGAACATGAGCCTCGAAATCGGATATTACAATTCTTAACATTACCCTCAGTACCGAGGCGTATGTTGCTGATTCAGCAGTACAATGCCGTCCGACGAGCGGGGTCGGGCAAGATCGAAGCAGCGAGTAAAGGGCTATCAGAATTATCAGGGGTATATCTTGATGTTGATTCGCGAAATGGCCTGAAGGAAGTTGATGGGTTGTGTCGTCAGCTAATATTGGCAGGAAAATATGACGAAGCAATTGATTTAGCGACTATGGTGGACGAGAGCTTGGTTCCAGACGATAAATCGAAAAATAAGTTATTTTTGCCAGATATCATACGAAAAATTGCCAAACAGACAGGAAACAAGGAGCTTGCCTGGCGGGCTATTAAACTATACGGGGAGAATCCACCAAATAGCCTGCACAACGGTAAGCTTGCTGCAGCCAGAAAACTTTTAGATAATTTGTAAAGTTTTATGCTACAATCAAGGTACTACTTAACATAAAGGAGTTTTTATGGCAGAGAAGAAAGTAGCCAAGAAGGCGACTACCAAACAGACGACTACTAAGAAATCGATTGTGAAAAAACCAAGCGTGGCAGCGCTGAAAGAAAAGGCAGCGGCGGTCAAGGGCCATGGCGGCGGTTTTATGACCTTTATCCGTGAGCAAGGCGTGGTTGGCCTGGCTGTCGGTCTGGCGATCGGTACTGCGGCCGGCGATACCGTGAAAAAGTTGGTGACAGCGTTTATCGACCCGCTGGTGCAGCTGATTGTTGGTTCGCAGGAAGGCCTGCAGGCAGCATCATTCTCTGTTGAGATTGCTGGTCGCAAGGGTGAATTCCTGTACGGTGCATTCGTTAGCTCGCTGATCACTTTGTTAGCGGTGGCGTTTGTGGTGTATGCGATTATTCACTTTTTGAAGCTGGATAAATTAGACAAGAAAAAAGACTAATTGGGCCTTAAAAACAGATCCGCCGGATAAATACGGCGGATTTTTTATGTAAAACGATTTATGCTGGAACAAGATGCGTACCGTACTCAGGGCTAGGAAATCAGCGTGCCGACTGTCTCGCCGCGAGCGGCCCGGGCGATGTTGCCGTCGGTGAGGAGGTCGCAGATGATAACTGGTTTATTTTCTTCGGCGGCCAGCCCGATGGCAGCCTTGTCCATGATGGTGATATCGGGGTTGGTGAGGATTTGGTTGTAATTAAGATGGTCAAATTTAACAGCGTCAGGGAATTTGGTTGGATCTTTGTCGTATACGCCGTCGACTTTCGTTGTTTTGATCACAACGTCGCACTGCATCTCGAGGGCCAGGTTGAGGGCGGCGGTGTCGGTAGTCAAGAATGGCCGGCCAGTGCCGCAGGCAACGATGACGACGCGACCTTTCTTGATATGACTAAGGGCGCGGCGGAAGGTGTATTGGTCGATGAATTGATTAATCTCGACAGTAGAGAGAGCGCGGGTCGGTAGGTCGGTGTCATTGAAGACATCAGCCAAGGCAATGGCATTCATCAGGGTTGAGAGCATGCCGATATTGTGGGCTGAGACGGGCTGGATACCGTGGCCAATGATTTGGTTGCCGCGGACATAATTGCCGCCGCCAACCATGATGACGATTTCGGCGCCGGTTTCTAGAGCTGGTTTAATTTGTTCGGCGATCCAACGGGCACGTTTGGGATCAAAGCCGCTGGCGAACTCGCCCTGGAGCTGCTCGCCGGATAATTTGAGAAGGATACGTTTGGTCATGGTTTTAGTGTAGCACGCTGCAAGGAAGTGGTAAAATAGAAACATGAAAGCCAGTTTTAAGCCGAAAAAGATTTTATGGATGGATTTGGAGATGACCGGGCTGGATCCGGTGCGTGATGAGATTTTGGAGGTGGCGGCGATCGTCACGGATTGGGATTTTACGGAGATTGCGACGTATGAGGGAGTGGTGTGCCATGATTCAGAGAAGCTAGGTAAATTGCTGGATCGAAATGCTAGCTTTTGGAACGAACATCCAGAGGCGCGGCGTGGGTTGGAGCAACAAAATGCCTCGGGCAAGCCGCTGGCCGAGGTGGAGCATGATTTGCTGGTGTTTTGCGATGAATATTTTGCGGACGAGCCGCGGATTTTACTGGGCGGTAATTCAATTCACCAGGATCGGCGGTTTATTGACGGGTGGTGGTCTACGTTGTCAAAAAGGCTACACTATCGGATGCTGGATGTCAGTGCTTGGAAAGTGGTGTTTGAGGGCAAGTACGGCAAAAAGTTCGCTAAACCAGAGGATCATCGGGCGCTGGAGGACATTCGCGGTAGCATCAAGGAGCTTCAGTATTATCTGAAAAAGGTAAAACCATGACCCATAAACAATTTGAAGAGTTTATTCTCAGTTTGCCTGGCGTATGGCTGGACTATCCGTTTGGCGAGGATGTTGCGGTGTATAAATTTGGCAAGAGCAATAACGGTGTGGGGAAGATGGTGGCGCTAGTGACGGAGGGCTCAAAGCCACTCAGAGTTAGTCTGAAGTGCGATCCGCTATTGGCTGAGAATCTCCGCGAGAAGTACGAGACGGTGCTGCCGGGGTATCATCTGAATAAGAAGCACTGGAACACCATCATTTGTTCGGGGCAATTGAGTGATGAAGAAATTTTTGATTTGGTGCGACTGAGTTATCAGCTGGCGGCGAAGTGAGTAAAACAGCAGGGGCTAATCGCTGAGAAAAGTAGCGCTGATTTGCCCCAGCTGGTGACAGAGTGAATAAAACTTATGACTTTTCCGAATCACCGGTGATCGCCATGAGCTGCTTGCGTACGTTGGTGAGGTCGGAAATAGTTTTTTCGAGAAAGTCAATTGTGCTTTTGCTGCGCGAGCCCTCTTTGATACGATTCATCATCAACAGAGTGTCGGCTAGCTCGGTATTCATGGTGTAGGCATAGGTGTTGTCGAGGTCGGCGTTGAGATAGGCCTCCTCAAATTTTTCCTCGAGCTTTGTTGGTGGGTCGAGCGCGGTGATGTTTTTGAGGTCTTTTTTGACGTCGATATTCTGGGCAGCGGCTGGTGTTTCGATGGACTTATTGGCAGTGGTGAGTACAGCTGTGAGCGAGCTATTAGCATCTTGGAGCTGGCTGGATTTGAGGCGGGAAGTAAATTTCTCGGAGACGGTTTGGAGTTTTTGTAGACGAGCAATGAGATTATTTAATGAGGGGCCGCGGGAAGCGTTTTGGGCGGCATTAATAATAAAGACCAGACCGAGCAGCCCGATGATACCGAGAACGAGCAAGATAATCTTTGACTTTTTATCAAAGCCCTGCGGCGCTGGCGGTGCAGAAATTTGATTGAGATAATCGATACCGGTTGGCACGTCATAGTCATTGTGTGGCTGCATATACCCATTAAAGCATAAACAACAACAGAGGTAAAGAGTGATATAATAAAAACCATGAATGATGCCAAGGAAGAAGTGCGAGCGCGGCTGAATATCGAGGATGTAATCGGCGAATATGTTCAGCTGAAGCGGGCGGGTCGTAATCTGAAGGGACTGAGTCCGTTCACTGACGAGCGGACGCCGAGTTTTATGGTCAGTCCGGAAAAGCAGATTTGGCATGATTTTTCTTCGGGCAAGGGCGGCGATATCTTTACATTCGTGATGCTGGTGGAGGGGATGGATTTTCGCCAGGCGTTGGAGCATTTGGCGCGCAAGGCGGGCGTGGATTTGAGTTTGTTTTCTCATGGTGATGGACGGGCGGCCAAGCGGCGGGCGCGGGCGCGGGAAGCGCTAAAATTAGCAGCAAATTTTTATCAGCAAAACTTGGTGAAAAATTCGGCGGCGCTAAAGTACGCGGTGAAAAAACGGCGGCTGAATCGGCAGACGATCGGTGATTTTGTCATTGGCTATGCGCCAGATCAGGGCGATGCGCTGACCAAAGCGCTGGAGAAGCGGGGGTTTTCGCGCCGGGAACTGGCTGATGCGGGGCTGGTGAATCGGTTTGGCGGCGACTTGTTTCGGGGGCGGATGATGGTGGCCTTGAGCGACGGCAGCGGCGAGGTGGTTGGCTTTACGGGGCGAATTATTCGCGACGATCCGCGTGCGCCGAAATATTTGAATACGCCACAGACATTGCTATTTGATAAATCGCGCCATATTTTTGGGCTGTATCAGGCGAAAGAGGCGATTCGTAAGAGTGATGCGGCGGTGATTGTCGAGGGGAATTTGGATGTGGTTAGTAGCCATCAAGCTGGCATTAAAAACGTAGTGGCGACGGCGGGGACAGCGATGACGCTGCAGCATTTGAAGGCGCTGAGCCGGTTGGCGGGACGAATTCGCCTGGCGTTTGATGGCGACCGGGCGGGCGTGGGCGCGACGGAGCGGGCGATCAATTTGGCGCAGGAAATTGGCGTGGAACTAGAGGTGGTGAGCCTGCCGGATGACGTGAAAGACCCGGATGAATTGATCCAAAAAGACCCAGTGTTATGGCAAGCGGCGGTTGAGCAGGCGCAGCCGGCGGTGGACTGGGTGATCGCTCGGCACGCCGAGATGGAAGATTTGGCGACGGCCGAAGGCAAGCGGCGATTTTCAACAACTGCACTCAGAATTGTGCGCGGCTTGAAAGATCCGGTGGAGCAAGAGCATTACTTGGCGGTGATTTCTAAAGAAACTGGCGCCAGTCTCGCGGCCTTGCGGGCGAAGCTGGGCGCTGACGGATCAACGCCGCCCGCTCAGCTTAAAAAACCAAAGATTGAAAAGGCGACTCCGAGTAAACCTCGTGACGAATTAGCGGACATCATCGTCGGTCTAGCGCTTAGTCAACCATCGACGCGGCGCTGGGTCGGGGCGCTTGAGGCGGCAAGCTTGGACGAGCCAGCTCGAGCAGTGGTGACGGCGCTGCAAGCTGAGCCGCTACTTGATCGAGAAAAGTTGCCACGCCCCTTGCAAAAATTTGAGCAGTATGTGAAAATAGTACAGTTAAAAAGTGAACGCCGCTACATGGACTGGGAACCAGAAGCTCTGGACAGTGAAATGGCGCGTTTGGTAAAGCAATTGATACGTAAACACCGCGACACAAAAAAACAACAATTATTAGAAGATTTGCGTGAGGCTGAGGAGCTCAGCGATGAGGCGCGGGCGCGCATCTTGCGGCAGCAGCTGAACGCATTGATTAAGGAGAATGCGTGAACAACGACCAGCAATACACCCCGACCAATGACGATCCACTTGAGCCAGATTTGACGGCGGTACATGATGACGAGGAGATGGAAGATCTCGAGGCATTAAGCACCGGCCAGTATCTGGATGATATTTCGGACGATTCGGTGCGGTTGTATCTGCGTGAGATTGGTAAAATCCCGCTATTAAGTTCGGATGAGGAAATGGAGCTGGCGCGGCGAATCATCGAGGGCGACAAGAAGGCCAAGGACAAGATGGCCGAGGCGAACATGCGTTTGGTGGTGTCGATTGCCAAGCGGTATTCGGGCCGCGGGTTGGATTTTCTGGACTTGATCCAGGAGGGCAACACTGGCTTGCTGCGCGCCGTGGAGAAGTTTGATCCGGACAAGGGCTTTAAGTTTTCGACCTACGCGACGTGGTGGATTCGCCAGGCGATTACCCGGGCGATCGCTGATCAGGCGCGGACGATTCGCATCCCTGTGCACATGATCGAGACGATTAACAAGCTAGTGCGGACGCAGCGACGGCTTACTCAGGAGCTGAACCGCGAGCCGACAATGGAAGAATTGTCCAAGGAAATGGACATGGAGCCGGAAAAGATTGAGTACATCAATAAAATTCGACAAGAGACGTCGAGTCTGGATGCTGGCATCGGGCGTGATGGTGACGAGGAAGATTCGGTGTTGGGCGATTTTATCGAGGATGAAGATACAATTTCGCCAGAAGAATCAGCGACCAATCAGCTGCTGAAAGAAAAGGTCGCCGAGGTGCTGTCAAGCCTGTCTGATCGCGAGCAAAAAATTGTGCGCATGCGGTTCGGGCTGGACAATGGCGGCAAAAGCCATACGCTTGAGGAAGTCGGCCAACAATTTGCCGTGACGCGCGAACGAATTCGCCAGATTGAAGCCAAGGCTTTGGCAAAGCTGAGGAAGCACAAGGATGCTAAAAAGTTGTATGAGTATTTGAGCTAGATTGACGGGCGATAATAAAAAGGCCAGGCGGGTATGTCTGGCCTTTTTGGTGCGTTGTGATTTAGCACTGCTCAGGCGCCTTGCAAAAATGTTCGTGGTGAGTGACGGCTTCTAACTGCGCGTACAGCTCATCCAGGCCGCGGTCGTTTGTTACGAAATAGTCGGCAATGGCAATAGGCCCGCCTTTTTCTAGGTTTTCAATTTCCGACCAATCGCGTTGGTCAACTTCGCGTGGTTGCATTGGCCGCTCAGGGCGTTTGGCCATGCGTTGATAGCGCAGGTGTTTTGGTGTGACGACGGCGATGACGGACATCTGGCCAGGGAATTCGTGCTTGAGAATTTTATATTCGCTCCAAGTGTACAGCCCGTCCAGGACGATAAGTTTTTGGCCAGCGTCAATCAAATCATGCGCGGATTTAACGACGCGCTTGACCACGAAATCTTTGCCTTCGCGTCGGCGAATTTCCTCGCGGAATTTTTGCTGATTGTCCCACGTTGGTTCAATGCCAGCTTCTTCCATGGCCTTGTAGATGATGCCGCCAAAATAGATTTTCGGAATACCCTTTTTGGTGAAATATTCGACCGCCGAACTTTTGCCGCTACCAGCCAGACCGACGAGGGCGATAATGTTTGCATGTGGTTGTGTCATGTTGTTAGTATAGCAAATTTGCTATACTGAGTATATGAAGCGTTTGGCGGTCATCGACGGAAAATCAGTGTTTTACCGAGGGTATTATGCCATGCCAGGTCTCAGTACGGCGGACGGTACGCCGACTGGCGGCGTGTATGGATTTGTGAGTTTGGCAATTGAGCTGATCAAGAAATTGGAGCCGGATTATGTGGCGGTGGCGTGGGACAAGCGCGGCACTAACATCCGTAAGCGGCGGGAATTATACCCAGAGTACAAGGCGGGTCGCAAGCCAGCGCCCGATGATTTTTATCAGCAAATTCCGATTTTGATGGAACTTTTGGATGCCTTTGGCTGGCCGCTGTATGAGTTGGATGACTATGAGGCGGACGATATCATGGGTGCGTTTGCCAGGCAAGCGGAAGCGCGCGGCGTGCAAACCTGTCTGCTGACGTCGGATTTGGATGCGCTGCAATTGGTGTCGCCCCTCACCAAAGTCTACGCCATGAAAAATGGCCTGAGGAATATCGAGGAATTTACCGCGGAATATTTTGAACAAAAATATGGCATTCGGACGGATCAGTTTTTGGATTTGAAGGCGCTGAAGGGCGATTCCAGCGACAATTTGCCGGGCGTGCCGGGCGTTGGTGAAAAGACAGCAGTGAAATTATTGCAAGCGTATGACACGCTGGACGGCGTGTATGCGCATGTGGATGAGCAAACAGGCGCTCTACGGACAAAGCTGGAAAATGGTCGCGAGTCGGCATATTTGACCAAGCAAGTGGCGGAGCTGTGGACGGATGCGCCAGTGGAGCTGGATTGGGAGGTGGCGGATGTTAACGACTGCGACTTTGCGCGGGTGGCGGAGATTTTGCGGAAATTGGAGTTTCATTCGCTGATTGGGCGGCTGCCAAAGACAATGCAGGCGGCGGATGAGGCAGTGGAGACGGCGGAGTTGGAATTGCCGCGCGTCGAAAATCTGCCGACTGAGCCACTGTTTGAGGCGGAAAATAGTATCTATATTGATCCATCGGAGCCGGACATAGTCTATATTAATTCCAAGCCTGACGTGGCGTGGCGAGCGAAGGTTAGTGAAATTGGCTGGTCGGTTTGGCAGCTGTTGGCGCAGGGCGTGGTGATCGCGGCGGATGTCAAGGAGCTGTATCATGCGCTGGACGCTCACGGTGTGACGGTGCGGTTTCACGAGGTCTGGGATATTGGGCAGGCGGCGTTTTTGATCGATCCACTGAGGCGCGACCGTCGTTTAGCGGCGCTGGCGGGCGATTTTTCTGAGGATAATTCCGCGTTGCGGCAGTTGGCGCGGCTTCGTCAGATTTACCGCCAGCAGCAGGATTATATGGCGACGCATCAGCAGATTGCCAGGGTGCTTCACGAGTTTGATTTTCCAGTGATTTGGCCGCTGTTTCAGATGGAAAAGCGCGGCATGAAGCTGGACACGGCGCTCCTTGAACAGATGGGTGAGGAGCTGAGGGCGGAGGTGAGCCAGCTTGAACAACAAATGTATACGATGGCTGGGCGTGAACTCAATGCCGCCAGCCCGGCACAGCTGTCTGAGGTGTTATTTACCAAACTTCAGCTGCCGACGACCGGTAT harbors:
- a CDS encoding oligoribonuclease, with the translated sequence MKASFKPKKILWMDLEMTGLDPVRDEILEVAAIVTDWDFTEIATYEGVVCHDSEKLGKLLDRNASFWNEHPEARRGLEQQNASGKPLAEVEHDLLVFCDEYFADEPRILLGGNSIHQDRRFIDGWWSTLSKRLHYRMLDVSAWKVVFEGKYGKKFAKPEDHRALEDIRGSIKELQYYLKKVKP
- a CDS encoding CTP synthase; translated protein: MTKRYIFVTGGVLSGVGKGITAASIGAVLQAKGIAVSAQKCDPYLNVDAGLLNPKEHGECFVTKDGAETDLDLGHYERFLDLELTRKNTTLSGRLLRDLIANERAGKFGGQTVQMVPHLTNSIKAAIREAAEGDVHIVEIGGTVGDYEGLSFIEAIRGFALDVGRENCLFVHVVYVPFLEASHEYKTKPAQNALADLRGFGIMPDVVAVRTEGHDKPPRSIGEKIAISSGVRQEGIIMMPNVDTVYEVPLTVYRDLGKLLGEFTDNSVEPNLQRWKRLAKRDKTEYAKRVTVGLVAKYIDNSDTYLSVTEALKSAAWANKSEISIKWINAETASEADFASVDAIVVPGGFGTRGVEGKIKAAEYCIKNNKPYLGICLGLQAAVIAAARLGGVANANSEEFGAEPGANVVYIMDGQQGKQSTGGTMRLGDYPAVLKSGSLVAKTYGLTEVTERHRHRYEVNQEFVQAIERGGLVISGTSPDGQLVEFIEAPHHRYFVATQAHPEFKSRPFRPHPLFDGLIRAALTK
- a CDS encoding MmcQ/YjbR family DNA-binding protein — protein: MTHKQFEEFILSLPGVWLDYPFGEDVAVYKFGKSNNGVGKMVALVTEGSKPLRVSLKCDPLLAENLREKYETVLPGYHLNKKHWNTIICSGQLSDEEIFDLVRLSYQLAAK
- the pyrH gene encoding UMP kinase, whose product is MTKRILLKLSGEQLQGEFASGFDPKRARWIAEQIKPALETGAEIVIMVGGGNYVRGNQIIGHGIQPVSAHNIGMLSTLMNAIALADVFNDTDLPTRALSTVEINQFIDQYTFRRALSHIKKGRVVIVACGTGRPFLTTDTAALNLALEMQCDVVIKTTKVDGVYDKDPTKFPDAVKFDHLNYNQILTNPDITIMDKAAIGLAAEENKPVIICDLLTDGNIARAARGETVGTLIS
- a CDS encoding dephospho-CoA kinase — translated: MTQPHANIIALVGLAGSGKSSAVEYFTKKGIPKIYFGGIIYKAMEEAGIEPTWDNQQKFREEIRRREGKDFVVKRVVKSAHDLIDAGQKLIVLDGLYTWSEYKILKHEFPGQMSVIAVVTPKHLRYQRMAKRPERPMQPREVDQRDWSEIENLEKGGPIAIADYFVTNDRGLDELYAQLEAVTHHEHFCKAPEQC
- the argS gene encoding arginine--tRNA ligase, which encodes MEQIISQAVKQRFDRDVSVQLTRPDPKFGDFATNVALQLAKPLCKNPREIAEAIAEELRGHQELSEVSVAGPGFINVKLRDQAILELLKTYPRSARSGETVVIETNNPNPFKAMHIGHAFNAIVADTIANLLALAGTKLHRVSYHGDVGAHVGKSMWAILQYIDGDVKKLDEIVPAERNPFMSKMYAEGARAYKEDEAVKAKIAELAKQSFTLDDPLYRQVYETCKQWSFDEIDHNMQRIGNQPIERRYLESEADNKGVPIVKKHVPKVFKESDGALVFPGSQYGSFDNVFVTSQGLGLYGARDLGLMTLKNDDFHAKKSYIVTAEEQKAYFQGVIKAAELCIPELTGVTENISTGTVKLATGKMSSRDGDVITIGWLFDEFSKAIGERGGEPTDDVVAGALRYQFLKVKIGSDVVFDVNDAVSLTGNTGSYLQYAHARACGILAKSSESVTFPRVIEGEDRALIRKMTEYTEVVERAVEQLEPHHICTYLFELAQEFNRYYEKNQVVGSDKEAHRVGIVAVYADILKAGLTILGIVAPDKL
- the dnaG gene encoding DNA primase, which produces MNDAKEEVRARLNIEDVIGEYVQLKRAGRNLKGLSPFTDERTPSFMVSPEKQIWHDFSSGKGGDIFTFVMLVEGMDFRQALEHLARKAGVDLSLFSHGDGRAAKRRARAREALKLAANFYQQNLVKNSAALKYAVKKRRLNRQTIGDFVIGYAPDQGDALTKALEKRGFSRRELADAGLVNRFGGDLFRGRMMVALSDGSGEVVGFTGRIIRDDPRAPKYLNTPQTLLFDKSRHIFGLYQAKEAIRKSDAAVIVEGNLDVVSSHQAGIKNVVATAGTAMTLQHLKALSRLAGRIRLAFDGDRAGVGATERAINLAQEIGVELEVVSLPDDVKDPDELIQKDPVLWQAAVEQAQPAVDWVIARHAEMEDLATAEGKRRFSTTALRIVRGLKDPVEQEHYLAVISKETGASLAALRAKLGADGSTPPAQLKKPKIEKATPSKPRDELADIIVGLALSQPSTRRWVGALEAASLDEPARAVVTALQAEPLLDREKLPRPLQKFEQYVKIVQLKSERRYMDWEPEALDSEMARLVKQLIRKHRDTKKQQLLEDLREAEELSDEARARILRQQLNALIKENA
- the rpoD gene encoding RNA polymerase sigma factor RpoD, with protein sequence MEDLEALSTGQYLDDISDDSVRLYLREIGKIPLLSSDEEMELARRIIEGDKKAKDKMAEANMRLVVSIAKRYSGRGLDFLDLIQEGNTGLLRAVEKFDPDKGFKFSTYATWWIRQAITRAIADQARTIRIPVHMIETINKLVRTQRRLTQELNREPTMEELSKEMDMEPEKIEYINKIRQETSSLDAGIGRDGDEEDSVLGDFIEDEDTISPEESATNQLLKEKVAEVLSSLSDREQKIVRMRFGLDNGGKSHTLEEVGQQFAVTRERIRQIEAKALAKLRKHKDAKKLYEYLS